A stretch of DNA from bacterium:
AGGCCGGAATCACCGCCGCCCTGCCCTGCTGCTCGGCAATCAATCTGACATGATTGATCACGCTAGCGCGCAAGGCCGGTTCCAGGTTCTTGACAGCGCTCTGACCTTTGTGATGAACGATCCAGGCGTTGCTAAAGACGACCGTCTTGAAACCGTTTTTTTGCGCCCGTGAACAGAATTCCACATCCTCGCCGTACATAAAAAAATCTTCGCGCAACAATCCTGTCCGCGGCAGCATCGACCGGCGGATCATCATGCAAGCGCCGCTGATAAAACCCGTGGCAAAACAGCTGGCGGCGCTATAGCGGCGGCGAACCTCTTCCAGAGAACACATACCGCCGGAGGCCGAGCGGAATAAAAGCTGTTCCTGAAACAGCCTTAGCAGCGACACTCTTTCGCCGCCCGCTCTCTGCACCGCGCCGTTGGAATGCAGCAAAATCGGCCCGGCCACACCGATCTGCGGATCCTGCTCCATGCCGTGCAGCAGAGAATCGATGCAGCGGTCGATCAATTCGCAATCGCTGTTGAGCAGCAGAATGTATTCCGATGAACTGCACTGAATGCCCTGATTGCATGCCCGGGCAAAACCCGCATTTTCTGCGTTGCAAAGGAGCTGCACCTGGGGAAAGCAACGCTCCACCATCTCCACGCTGCCATCCACCGAATGATTATCTACCACACAGACGTGAGCGGCTAGATCTCCCGCATACTGATACCAGGATGCCAGACATTTTTGTAAATAGTCCCTGGCATTCCAGCTGACCAGAACGACCGCCAACCGGTGTTGATCAGCCGTCATAGCCGAGCTGTTCCTCATAGAGAGCCAGCAAGCGCCGGGTGTTCTGTTCAACATCGAATGACTGCCGCGCCAGTTCCAGGCAGTGCTTCGACATGGTCTTATACAAGAAGTGATCCTGCCAAATGGTTTGAATGGCTTTTTTAAATTCATCCGCCTGCCGGGGCGGACACAGGAGGCCATTATAGCCGTGGTGCACACACTCCCGGTTTCCCTTGATGTTGCTGGCGATCAAAGGCTTGCCGAAGGCCATGGCCTCAATGAGTGTGATCGACAATCCCTCCCATAGAGAGGGCAACAGCAATACATCGATGGCCGGATACATCTGAAACGGATCCTCCATCCAGCCGGCCAGCGTGATCCGCTTCTGACCGGCAAAAGCGGTTTGAAGATGGGCCAGATAGGGTCCATCGCCAACGATGAGAAAATGAACCGGTAGGACGGCGCAGGCAGTGATAATTCTGGACAGGGTCTGCGGGTCCTTCTGCTGCCATAGCCGGCCGACAAAGGCCACCACAAAGGCGTCCGTCGGGATGCTCCAGGCCGCCCGAAATCGCTGCCGGTTGACTTCTTGATTGAAAATATTCACCCGCGCCAGATCGACGCCGTTGTAGATCGTCCGCACCTGGTCCGGCCGCAGGATCCGTTTCTCGATGGCATAAGCCCTCTCTTCGTTGTTGACAAAAACGACTTGATAGGTCAGCGTCCCCGCCAGCTTTTCAAACCAGGAATAGACGAGGGTGGAAAACCGGCCGGAGAACTCATGAAAAGGAAAACCCTGAACAGTATGGATAATCCGTACGCCGCCGCCTAAGCGGCCGGCCACACGTCCGAGAAAACCGGTTTTCGACGAGTGGGTGTGGATCAAATCGAATTTTTCGCGCTTAAACAGCCGGTAAAGCCGCCAAAGCGCATGA
This window harbors:
- a CDS encoding glycosyltransferase family 2 protein, encoding MTADQHRLAVVLVSWNARDYLQKCLASWYQYAGDLAAHVCVVDNHSVDGSVEMVERCFPQVQLLCNAENAGFARACNQGIQCSSSEYILLLNSDCELIDRCIDSLLHGMEQDPQIGVAGPILLHSNGAVQRAGGERVSLLRLFQEQLLFRSASGGMCSLEEVRRRYSAASCFATGFISGACMMIRRSMLPRTGLLREDFFMYGEDVEFCSRAQKNGFKTVVFSNAWIVHHKGQSAVKNLEPALRASVINHVRLIAEQQGRAAVIPALLIYFFGSLFRLLLSCLRLDTRCRAWFQLVFHYHRIIKTIAEKI
- a CDS encoding glycosyltransferase family 4 protein, yielding MLNRRKVKICHLQLLPIMSGVQRAMLEFLKRLDPQTYEVTVVCRDEGDLTKELRNLGIHFQLIPSLQREINVWKDAHALWRLYRLFKREKFDLIHTHSSKTGFLGRVAGRLGGGVRIIHTVQGFPFHEFSGRFSTLVYSWFEKLAGTLTYQVVFVNNEERAYAIEKRILRPDQVRTIYNGVDLARVNIFNQEVNRQRFRAAWSIPTDAFVVAFVGRLWQQKDPQTLSRIITACAVLPVHFLIVGDGPYLAHLQTAFAGQKRITLAGWMEDPFQMYPAIDVLLLPSLWEGLSITLIEAMAFGKPLIASNIKGNRECVHHGYNGLLCPPRQADEFKKAIQTIWQDHFLYKTMSKHCLELARQSFDVEQNTRRLLALYEEQLGYDG